The genomic region CGTCTCCTGACGGCGCCTCGGGGGACCGCCGGCGCCGGCCGGGAGGAAGGGACCGGCTCCGGGTCGTCCCGGCGCCGCGTCCGCGCGAGAGCTCGAGGAGGAACGCACATGCAAGCCGCATCGACGACCGAAGGCGCCGCGCCAGAGCGGGTCACCGCTCCCATCCGCGAGCGGATCGACCGGGTGCCGCGGGTCAGGTTCAACGACCTCCCCACGCCCGTCCAGCGCGCCGCGCGGCTATCGGAGGAGCTCGGCATCGACCTGTGGATCAAGCGCGACGACGTCGCGGAGACCTTCGGGGGGAACAAGAGCCGCACGCTCGAGTTCCGGCTGGCCGAGGCCCTCGCCATGGACCCCGACCCGCTGATCCTCACGGTCGAGGGCATCTCCAACACGGCGCCGGCCACCGCCAAGGTCTGCAACAGGCTCGGCGTGCCGCTGCTCCTGGTGCTGCGCGACCAGCCCGAGACGACCCTGCAGGGCAACCTCTTCCTCAGCCACCTCTTCGGCGTCGAGGTGAGGCGGTTCCACGGGGCCGGCCTGGCCGCGGCCTACCCGGCGGTCGACGCGATCGCCGAGGAGCTGCGGTCGCAGGGGCGGAACCCTGTCGTGTTCAACCGCGTCCCGAGCTTCTTCGGCTACGGGCCGACGCTCGCCTACCTGGAGGCCACGCTGGAGGTCTACGAGGCCGAGCCGGACCTGAGGCCGGACCACGTGTACATCACCTCGACGGGCAAGAGCCAGGCGGGGGTCCTCGCCGGCAGCGCCCTCCTCGGCTACGGCGCGCGGGTCGTGGGCGTGACGCCGCACGGCAAGCCGGACGTCGCGAAGATCCTCGCGTCGGTGAGCGACGTGGCGGAGCGGCTGGGCCTCGAGGTGAGCGTCTCGGAGGCGGACGTCCACACGGACACGCGCCAGCTCGCCGGCGGCTACGGCGTGCTGACCGACGAGGCCGCCGACGCTCTCCTGCGGGTCGCCCGCGCGGAGGGCCTCCTGCTGGACCCCGACCGCACGGCCAAGACGATGGCGTCGCTGCTCGCCGACGTCGCCGACGGCGTGATCGGGCCGGGCGAGACGGTCCTGTTCTTCCACACCGGCGGCGTGGCCTCGCTGTTCGCGCACGCCGACGAGCTGCTGAGCCGAGCGGGGGTCTCCTGGTGAGGCGAGGTGGACCGTGGTGAGCGCGGCTCTGCGGACTGTCCACGAGGCCGCGGGCGACGGCGCGCGCCGCCGCGACCGGCGCGAGGTGCGCGGGGGATGAACGCCTTCGGCCCGTACCTGGGACGCCAGCAGCGCCTGTCGGGGCCGACGGCGCCGGTGCTCGACAAGTACAGGCTGGAGCCGTTCGCCGCGGTGCACCTGGCCGACGACGCCACTGTCGACGAGGCCGTGGGCAGGGCGGCCGCGTCGTTCGCGGCCGTGAGTCTCACGCCGCCGGAGCGCTACGAGGTCCTCTCGCGGGCCGCCCGGCTCGTGCGCGAGAGGCACGACGACCTCGTCGACACCATGGTCGCCGAGACGGGCTTCACGCTGAAGGACTGCGCCTCCGACGTCTCCCGCTGCGTGCAGACCCTCGTCACCAGCGCCGAGGAGGCGAAGAGGCTCGAGGGCGAGATGGTCCCGCTGGCCGGCGCCCCGGGCCAGTCGCACCGCCTCGGCTTCACGCTGCGCGTGCCCCTCGGCGTGGTGTGCGCGATCACGCCGTTCAACTCGCCGCTGAACACGGTCGCCCACAAGGTCGCCCCGGCGATCGCGGCGGGCAACAC from Trueperaceae bacterium harbors:
- a CDS encoding pyridoxal-phosphate dependent enzyme; translated protein: MQAASTTEGAAPERVTAPIRERIDRVPRVRFNDLPTPVQRAARLSEELGIDLWIKRDDVAETFGGNKSRTLEFRLAEALAMDPDPLILTVEGISNTAPATAKVCNRLGVPLLLVLRDQPETTLQGNLFLSHLFGVEVRRFHGAGLAAAYPAVDAIAEELRSQGRNPVVFNRVPSFFGYGPTLAYLEATLEVYEAEPDLRPDHVYITSTGKSQAGVLAGSALLGYGARVVGVTPHGKPDVAKILASVSDVAERLGLEVSVSEADVHTDTRQLAGGYGVLTDEAADALLRVARAEGLLLDPDRTAKTMASLLADVADGVIGPGETVLFFHTGGVASLFAHADELLSRAGVSW